Genomic window (Vitis riparia cultivar Riparia Gloire de Montpellier isolate 1030 chromosome 4, EGFV_Vit.rip_1.0, whole genome shotgun sequence):
CTGTTTGGCCTCTTCTATGGGCGAAGAAAGGGGAAGACGACAGCCAAGCCAGAATTCTCTCGGTACATAGAGTACGTGAGGGAGGGAGGGGTTTGGGACACGAATTCAAACACGCCTGTAATACATTTCAAGTAACCCTTTCAACAAAAGGTTGGGCATTGGGGTGAGCCGGTGAGGCATAAATCATAAATGCACAGTGTCGCTGGAATTGCCTTGTATTTGACAAATTTAATGAATACTAGCatcaatttctaaataattgATCCGAGGGTAAGCTTGTTGATTTGTGATTGTCTTTTTGTTTACGCTTTCATGAGCAATTGATTACAATCATCTccttttagggttttagatgaTGTTTCACGATAAAGCAGAGGATGAATTAGACGCCAACTTTAGAAATGCCATGCATTATGCGTGGGGAAAAtgatgtttgattttgattaatCTCACACAGCCGGGGGTGGGGGACGAAGCTTCCTGCGATGGTCACCTTCCTTGATGTTGTCCCCCACTCTCCTACTGAGTTTGGAGACTTGCACCACAATGCTTCATCTCATAATTccctttcaaataaaatttaattacgCATATAATGTTATCATGTatttatggaaaaatattatgattttagaTACTCAGGAAAACTTTTTCTTGGGGCTCACGCCACgaaatttaaaagaatgaaaaagaaattaacagGTCGTTGAGGACACCAGCTGCCACCTCTCCTGTTATGAAGTACTCGTCAGAAGCGTGTGTGTTCAAGTCAAATACCCAACATTGAAGCATTCAATCTAATGGgcaaaacgacgtcgttccTTAAACCTAAATTGCAACTTCATAATGATCGCGACACCCCCGTTTTTTAAAGCAAGGGCAGCATTTCAGCCCAAACGCCAACTCCGCGAAAAGCCCAGATCACCCCTCATTGAGACCATTTCTTCGAGAGAGTCGGGAGAATAATATGGACTTTTCATATGGGAACGATGTGAGTGCCCAAAATGATACGGAGGTGGCGCTATTGGTCTAAAAGCTCTAAGAATAGCAAATAGCGTTTGAAATTCGTGGGGGTGAGAAGCAGAGAGGCGGTCGTTGCCTGGGCTCCTTCCTTTTTTGAAGGCCAGGGAACAGTCCGCAGATCAAATATCATTATGCTTCTCCTCCAAGTCTCTTATTCTTCCCATTAGGGTTTTTGGAACTTCTCCTCTTTTTCCCGGGTAATCTCTTCTGGCCTGTTCGTTTCTTGTTTAATCTTTAATTCTCTgtcatttttagtatttttttatatcttagcCCTGTCCTTGGTATGTGAGAATCAGAGGGTTTGCGTTTTTCCCAGCCTGAGGCCACGGAAAACAAACGTTTTTCCTCAACTTAGCTTTGTACGACTGTTTGGCTTGTTCTCCGGTGATACGGGAACACCAAGGAACGTGGGGTTCTgaactttgtttttcttttgttttttccttcccGTTTTCTCGGAGCCGAACGAgcattagggttagggtttagtTTGGTGGCAGGaggttttcatgtttggtttcgaCTTTGTCGGAATATGAGATGTGTTTCATCTTTGGTTTCTAGATTTTGGAGTCTGtagaaggttttttttaatgtctgGCCATTGGGGTTTCGGTGGATTGGATACTCTTGTTTTTGCGGTTACCTCTCTGTTCTTGTGGCTCTCTGTTTTGTTGTTGGGGAATGTTAATAGAACTTCCAATTACAGACTTTCTTGAGTAAAAAGTATAGGTGCTCTGTTGATTATAATTCGACGTATTTTCGAGGTtatggatattattattattatttaaaatactttctgGAGCTCATTTTATGTGAATTTTTTCCTTTGAATCAAACAGAAATTTTGGTTTTCGTGGTTTTCACACGTTCTCTAGAAGTGTGCAAATCCTTTGATCAGATTATAATGGAAATTTCGCCCTTTGAAACAAACAGAGATTTAGGGTTTAGTGATTTTTACACATTTACTGAAAAGTGCGCAAATCCTTTGTTGAGATCGttaaacaaaaaatggtttAGGTTTTGGTGATTCAGATTTTCTAAGAGTGTGCAAATCTTTGATGTTGCAGAGCCATGCCAACCTTTACAGCAATTGCGTTAGATAGGTTGTTGGAACCTGGGGCTTCAAAAACAGTCATGAAGTCAGCTTCTGATTTGAAGCCTGTTCCTGATTCGAAGTTGGAAAGGAGAAATAGCACGTCCACAGTGACTACAGAAAACAAACCCCTCTGGTCTCAGATATCCCCAGCCCTCTATGCCACTCCAGAGGCCACCCCGCTTCCTGATTCTCCATCGTCATTCCCTCCATCGCCGTACATCATCAATCACAAGAGGCGAGGGCCACGTCTTATCAAGAGCTTCTCTCAGTATGACGTTCCATCCGGCCAAAAAATTGCTGATGGAGAAGGTGTCAATGGAAATGCAAAAGACATAGAACCTGTGGTTGTTGAGTCAGCAAACAATGGTCCTGTTACTTTCACTGTTGCTGATCCTATTGTGGAGGAGCCTGTGAATGGCTTCCATAATGAGAAACCTGAAAGCAgtaattcaaaaaatgtttttgccACAGAAAATGGTCCCTCTGTTGCAGTGAATTCAGAAagagatggagatggagatggTGATGGTGACGATTTCTTTGATCCTCAGGAATCAATGAGTTTTACAAGCAACACTGAAGGAGAGGATTTTAATGGTGCTGAACATTCTTTGAAGCTTACTACTCCAATGGGAGAGTTTTATGATGCTTGGGAAGGTACTtgccttttcttctttctttgttatgcggttttttatcattttgtttgCTATTAGCATGCCATGGTTAGGCTTATGTAGTGGAAAATACTTGGAGGCTTGGAATGGCAGTTGGCATTGTTTctgtatatacatatatatatacatatttcattttccAGACCTTTTTTACTTGTCACGTGCGAAGGAGAAGTTGTTTGCATCATGATTGGATATAGGAATACTCAAGTCTCCaccattgatttatttttgttcatgaTGCCAGTATGATGATAGTCAATAGagttttctacatttttttttccatttttcaagtTAGCCCTCATGATATATTATCCTTGAAaactgatttttcaatttttatgattaatgaTGTGTTGATATGTCTATATGTTGGTTTATTAGTTATGCAGTATTAGGGACATTGAAATTATATTTCCATGTCTTGCAATATATGCAGACTGACTTAAATTTTTAACATGCTTTAGAACTATCTTCTGAGGGTGCACAACAACCTTCGCTTTGTGAGATTGAAGATGAAATGCGTGAAATAAGATTGGGTTTATTGATGGAGATTGAGAAGCGGAAACAAGCAGAAGAAGCACTGAAAAATATGCGAAACGTGTGGCAGACAATTAGCCAACAGTTATCTCTTGTGGGGTTGACACTCCCTGCTGATCTTGCTGTTGTGGGTGAGGATGGGCAACCGGATGTTGATATTGCACAAGAATTGAGCCAACAAGTTTCTATTGCTCGTTTTGTATCAGATTCCATTGGGAGGGGGATTGCGAAAGCTCAGGTGGAGATGGAGATGGAAGCTCAAATAGATTCAAAGAACTTTGAGATTGCTCGGTTATGGGACCGATTGCATTATTATGATGCTGTGAACCGGGAGATGTCTCAGAGGAACCAAGAAGGTTTAGGTAAGATTTCTGcactgacttttttttttttttaattattatcaaatttttatttctcttatttacCTCAAACCATGTGTTTAAACTTTCTGAAATTTTTGAGGCATGCTTTATTAATTTCTGTTCAGTATAATTTGTGTTTAGTTATATGCCTCTGTGTGTGTGCATTCATTATTTTTGCCCTTCATCCTGGTCATTTAGAGTAGGGACACATGATATGTGCTAGTGTGTCTAATATGCTTAAGTCATGATATGTGTGTGTTATTTTTTCTCATCCTGGTGTTTTAGAGTAGGACCCATTATATGTGCTAGTGTGTCTAATTCTAATACGCTTAAGTCGTGAATAAATTACTATGCTATTGCTTGTCTTCACACTCTTTGAACTTGTTTAATAAGAATAGTATCATATGTTCTTACGCTGAAGAAAAGCTTCATTGTCTGGCAACAACATGACTCTTTTTAGTCATGCTAATTGATCCTGTTACTTCCTTTTGAATTAGTGAATGGGCCTTCTATTGGACAGTCTTGCTTGGGCATGTAGGAACAGTTGGAGGTTTGGCATGGTGAGAAAATCATATGGAGAGAATTACTCGAATTCTATTATTCTAGAGAGTTAAACCCAGGAATGTAatacataaataagaaaaataaaataataatcaaaatgcattgcatgatttttctttctttctttcttttttccttttgtttttaaggtTGAGCCTTAAATGAAAGGAAGTTTCTGCTGTGCATACATATCAATTCTGTATGAGAATTTAGTCATTGTACTTGGGTTGGTTATAATCTTGAAGATAGTTATTTTGAAGTGGTAAAATTTATCACACAAAACTGGTGCTACGAAAAAAAGGATTTTGTCCATCTAGTTATCTTAAACTTAGAACAAGTAGTCCATAATTCTTTAGTTCTAGTTGTTACATGCCTACTGGTTGCGAGTtcataaaataaggaaggtatAGTTTGATGATTCTTTTTACTCATCTTGTTGTTCCACGTGTTAGTTCACATAGGTATCCTGTTGATGTTAACCATCTATTGAAGATATATGTGATTGCGGCCTCATTCTCCCTTCTATATGTCAGTGCACTAATTGGTGAGTATAACACTGGATACCTGTTTCAGTGCCAGATAGCTTCAAAATAGTTTCAAGCATGTCTGTAATACCTCTCTCCCACTTTTCACTGTACTTGTGTCTCAGGCTTGCATCTGAACTCTCTCTTCCATATGTTAGTGTGCTTATTTGAGAGTAGCAATAGACACCTGCTTCAGGGCCAGATAACTTCAAAATTGTTTCAAGCATGTTCGTTGTTCCTAACTCTCTGTTGCCTCCCTCTTGGACTTGTGTTAAAAACATCACAAAGATATACATGATACCTGGATTGGTTTACTAATTAATGTGCGATTGCATCTTAGGTCATTAGGTTCCATTACTCTAAAATTTATGGCTGTGGATACTTGTCATAGTGCTAGATAACTTCAAAAAAGTTTCAAGCATCTTCATTGCTTCTATCTATCTATCTTTACGTGCAAGCatgaatagaataaataaataaataaataaaaaccaaaaaaaaaaaaaaaaaaacctatttatcTATCCTTAAGATTTATAGAAATGGATATTTGTTATAGTGCTTGAAACTTCTTTTCATTGTTTCATTGCTTCTTtacagattttttattttttaaataaacagtGTGTTTGGGATATCTTTCTTGCAAGTCCTCTCCCTAGATTTCTCtcctgtttttaaaattaaatttaaatagagGAACAAACATCTTCTTTACTTTCTTGTCCCTTTGGAAATCTCCCTATCCCCAGCCAACCCTCttgccacttgagccaggcctcaagggcaatGGCAGGAACCAACATATTGCTTGGGTAGTCTGGAAAATTACGTTACTATCATTTTCCAGAAAGTATGGTGTAAGCATGTAACATAGATGTCAGCCGCTTTGCTGGAAAGCTTATTGGCATTTCTTGAGGTCTGAGTTTGAGTCCCTATGTGATCTAGATTCGGAATGCTGTGGTTCAACTTCCTTTCACCAGTTATGACTTAACCTATTCTAACACTTAAAGTTACATATCTGAAGTCTTTACCCACCAGCAAAACattaggaaagaagaaaaaaaggaaggtaATAGTAAACCCTTGTACAGGTAGACAGAGAGTATGCATGCATTCAGCTGCATGAGCTAGAAGTAAATGCACATACAAACACACTAATGAAGAATATGTTTGTGTCCCCACCTGTATGAATGCTCTTCTTACCAAGTTCCATTTTGGCCCCAGTATTTCTGCTACTTGTCATCTGTGCCCTAATATTTGCCATGCCTTGTTTTCCTCAGAGTTGGCACGACGAGAGCGGcaaagaaggaagagaaggcAGAGATGGGTTTGGGGTTCAATTGCTGCTGTCATTACAGTTGGAACTGCAGCCCTAGCATGGTCTTATCTCCCAACTGGACAAGGATCATCTGGCGAAGACCACTTTGAGGCTTCTGAACATGATCATGAAACCAAGTAATGAGTTTTCCTGGTTAACTGGTTACTATGACGCAATATCATAGGAGATAGAGAGAATAAAAGTCGCATAATGCCACCTTGTGAATAACAATCACTTTGTTTTGTCAGTTGCTTTTTCTGCTAATAGAGGATATGTAGTCCCACCAAAATACATACTTCAGGGTGTGCCTTTCGCTGACAAACTGATAGAGAGGGGTGAAACAAAAATTGGATGAGTCAGAATCTGAAAATCTTGTTCTCTAGATTTTCCAAGACTTAACAAGTGTTGTGTTGGCTTAGGTTAGTCTCCAGGCCATGGGGGAAATTCTTTGGTTTTTTATCCTGTTGTTTGGTTTACAG
Coding sequences:
- the LOC117912952 gene encoding uncharacterized protein LOC117912952; this encodes MPTFTAIALDRLLEPGASKTVMKSASDLKPVPDSKLERRNSTSTVTTENKPLWSQISPALYATPEATPLPDSPSSFPPSPYIINHKRRGPRLIKSFSQYDVPSGQKIADGEGVNGNAKDIEPVVVESANNGPVTFTVADPIVEEPVNGFHNEKPESSNSKNVFATENGPSVAVNSERDGDGDGDGDDFFDPQESMSFTSNTEGEDFNGAEHSLKLTTPMGEFYDAWEELSSEGAQQPSLCEIEDEMREIRLGLLMEIEKRKQAEEALKNMRNVWQTISQQLSLVGLTLPADLAVVGEDGQPDVDIAQELSQQVSIARFVSDSIGRGIAKAQVEMEMEAQIDSKNFEIARLWDRLHYYDAVNREMSQRNQEGLELARRERQRRKRRQRWVWGSIAAVITVGTAALAWSYLPTGQGSSGEDHFEASEHDHETK